Proteins encoded in a region of the Panicum hallii strain FIL2 chromosome 3, PHallii_v3.1, whole genome shotgun sequence genome:
- the LOC112884462 gene encoding uncharacterized protein ycf36 yields the protein MAASLSSPPLHARLLPLPLPPNPGSALPAGGARRVAPPRPLRHRCLATPPSRNGSSSSPETEWCPVPLEQRPVNEYEALASSLPFSWAAGDLRVYCSRLALTGAAFALFVGLPVAAFGGRGGAGGDAVHLALGATGSGILAVTLAVVRMYLGWAYVGNRLLSATVEYEETGWYDGQIWVKTPEVLARDRLLGSFSVKPVLNRVKFTLVGLAGSLILCILLYVNTENPKEPYDNTGGRAIPGVYSDTAARSFEPDAFCGEPDLS from the exons ATGGccgcctccctctcctccccgcccctccacgcgcgcctcctcccgctCCCCCTGCCCCCAAACCCTGGCTCCGCTCTCCCCGCGGGCGGCGCGCGACGGGTCGCTCCGCCTCGGCCCCTGCGCCACCGCTGCCTCGCGACGCCGCCGTCGCGGAACGggagctcctcctcgccggagaCCGAGTGGTGCCCGGTGCCGCTGGAGCAGCGACCGGTGAACGAGTACGAAGCGCTCGCGtcctcccttcccttctcctGGGCGGCGGGGGACCTCCGCGTCTACTGCTCCCGCCTCGCGCTCACGGGTGCGGCCTTCGCGCTCTTCGTCGGGCTccccgtcgccgccttcgggggccggggcggggcTGGCGGCGACGCCGTGCACCTCGCGCTCGGGGCCACGGGGTCTGGCATCCTCGCTGTCACGCTCGCCGTGGTGCGGATGTACCTCGGGTGGGCATACGTCGGCAACCGCCTGCTCAGCGCCACGGTGGAGT ATGAGGAGACGGGATGGTATGATGGACAG ATATGGGTTAAAACTCCAGAAGTTCTAGCTCGAGATCGGCTTCTAGGCTCATTTTCT GTCAAGCCTGTGCTGAACAGAGTGAAGTTTACTTTGGTGGGTCTGGCAGGCTCCCTGATCCTCTGCATTCTTCTATACGTCAACACTGAGAACCCAAAGGAACCGTATGATAATACGGGTGGAAGGGCAATCCCTGGAGTGTACAGTGACACTGCTGCAAGGTCATTTGAGCCTGATGCATTCTGTGGAGAACCTGATCTGTCTTAA
- the LOC112884466 gene encoding protein REVERSION-TO-ETHYLENE SENSITIVITY1-like, producing the protein MELEATPDDEVFSSNDEMQELWPLGEVDPKKARFPCCIVWTPLPVVSWLAPYIGHVGIAREDGTVMDFAGSNLVSVDDLAYGSAARCLQLDRKKCCFPANLAEHVCARSHEHSEAGTAISWDDALRSGARRFEHKCYNLFTCNSHSFVADCLNRLAYGGSVGWNVLNLAALVWLRGRWLDRTAAVRSFLPFAAVSCVGVLMAGWSFLLGMAAFSLLLLGWFVVGVYFLKGLVG; encoded by the exons ATGGAGCTCGAAGCCACTCCTGACGATGAAGTATTCAGCTCAAATGATGAGATGCAGGAGTTGTGGCCTCTGGGAGAAGTAGACCCAAAGAAAGCAAGGTTCCCTTGTTGCATTGTCTGGACTCCTCTCCCTGTAGTTTCTTGGCTGGCTCCCTACATAGGGCATGTGGGGATTGCCCGGGAGGATGGAACTGTCATGGACTTTGCAGGTTCGAATTTGGTGAGCGTCGATGATCTTGCTTATGGTTCTGCGGCAAGATGCCTTCAGCTTGATAGGAAGAAG TGCTGCTTCCCTGCCAACCTCGCGGAGCACGTGTGCGCGAGGTCCCACGAGCACTCGGAGGCCGGGACGGCGATCTCGTGGGACGACGCGCTGCGCTCGGGGGCGCGGCGCTTCGAGCACAAGTGCTACAACCTCTTCACCTGCAACAGCCACTCCTTCGTGGCCGACTGCCTGAACCGGCTCGCCTACGGCGGCTCCGTGGGGTGGAACGTGCTGAACCTGGCGGCGCTCGTCTGGCTGCGCGGCCGCTGGCTGGACCGGACGGCCGCCGTCCGGTCCTTCCTCCCGTTCGCCGCCGTCTCCTGCGTCGGCGTCCTCATGGCCGGCTGGTCGTTCCTCCTGGGCATGGCCGCGTTCTCGCTGCTCCTCCTCGGCTGGTTCGTGGTCGGCGTCTACTTTTTGAAGGGCCTCGTCGGCTGA